In the genome of Opitutia bacterium KCR 482, one region contains:
- a CDS encoding alpha-L-arabinofuranosidase C-terminal domain-containing protein: MGRYILFMLALTGALCACSTQKIEKQNDADNVEVFVFSDKKIKLWRPLQIAYKSDGKWVASENKTLTSFFGDRRLRPPRQMTTPYLFVGNDGLCHCIWAFGDGRNEFAHSSTPDFFAWSKQDNAALPDGVRFLNPVVKASDSGYTVFFKNGNDGFMKTETADFKNYSTPKKIDAAEYPDEYAQLELPRGKYEGAFVKISPSCFEKFIKTERDFLKKSKIMRDTPEVMAKRLGGKKVSAKLALAGTKKSVNKKMSGLFFEDIFHAADGGLYPELVQNRDFEYSPADNDKFHPLYAWKISPNAEFSVEKSNPISKNNPTHLFVKTKDGKPVRLENSGWDGIDLKGGAGYDFSVFAKSANANGMIKVFVKSPGGSNALEGEIALNSSEWKKYSLSTVAKSGTKAAPLALEIEADGGVAIDMVSLFPRDTFKGRKNGLRKDLAETLAALKPNFVRFPGGCIVHADKPEHFYRWQYTIGKLENRKPLPSLWKYHQTFGLGYLEYFQFCEDLNAEPLPVVSAGTVCQIKGNACIPLDKMPAYIDEVLALIEWANGDPEKTKWGKVRAENGHPAPFGMKYLGIGNEDEQTENFKIRYLMIKDAVNKKYPDITVIGSSGILSHGQDYTQGRKIVNESRTPIIDDHCYEPPEWFIANADYYDNRDRNGAKVYLGEYAPRNKADTNTVYTALCSAFHLANLERNGDLVKMVSYAPLLSRIGVSKRKTMMVHFDNTNVYPTPEYYVQKLFSHNAGDVYRDSKIEIISGGNDGVKERVGASVVDDSESGETVVKLINLLPVECEMSVDLDTIGSPRDAVKTVLTCAKPDDESAKISEARVRLGGSFTENLPPYSLVVIKFKKGQN; the protein is encoded by the coding sequence TCGTGTTTTCAGACAAAAAGATAAAGCTGTGGCGTCCGCTACAAATAGCATACAAAAGCGACGGGAAATGGGTTGCCTCCGAAAACAAAACCCTCACAAGCTTCTTCGGCGACAGACGCCTGCGCCCGCCGCGACAGATGACGACGCCCTATCTGTTCGTCGGAAACGACGGGCTCTGCCACTGCATTTGGGCGTTCGGCGACGGACGCAACGAATTTGCCCATTCGAGCACGCCCGACTTCTTTGCGTGGAGCAAACAAGACAACGCAGCGCTTCCCGACGGCGTGAGATTCCTCAATCCCGTAGTGAAAGCTTCCGACAGCGGCTACACGGTGTTTTTCAAAAACGGAAACGACGGCTTCATGAAAACAGAAACCGCCGATTTCAAAAACTATTCGACACCGAAAAAAATCGACGCCGCGGAATATCCCGACGAATACGCGCAACTCGAACTTCCGCGCGGAAAATACGAAGGCGCATTCGTAAAAATAAGCCCGAGCTGCTTCGAAAAATTCATAAAAACCGAACGCGACTTCCTGAAAAAAAGCAAAATCATGCGCGACACTCCCGAAGTCATGGCAAAGCGGCTCGGCGGCAAAAAAGTTTCGGCAAAACTCGCGCTCGCGGGGACGAAGAAATCAGTCAACAAAAAGATGTCGGGGCTTTTCTTTGAGGACATCTTCCACGCCGCCGACGGCGGTCTATACCCCGAACTCGTCCAAAACCGCGACTTCGAATACTCGCCCGCCGACAACGACAAATTCCACCCCCTCTACGCGTGGAAAATCTCCCCGAACGCCGAATTTTCAGTGGAAAAATCAAACCCCATCAGCAAAAATAATCCGACGCACCTTTTTGTAAAAACGAAAGACGGAAAGCCCGTGCGCTTGGAAAATTCGGGCTGGGACGGAATAGACCTCAAAGGCGGCGCGGGCTACGACTTCTCCGTTTTCGCGAAGTCGGCAAATGCGAACGGCATGATAAAAGTATTTGTAAAATCCCCCGGCGGCTCGAACGCGCTTGAAGGCGAAATCGCGCTGAACTCTTCCGAATGGAAAAAATATTCGCTTTCGACTGTCGCAAAGTCGGGCACGAAAGCCGCGCCGCTTGCTCTCGAAATCGAAGCCGACGGCGGCGTAGCAATCGACATGGTATCGCTATTCCCGCGCGACACTTTCAAGGGCAGAAAAAACGGACTCCGCAAAGATCTCGCCGAAACGCTCGCCGCGCTCAAACCGAACTTCGTTCGCTTCCCCGGGGGCTGCATAGTCCACGCCGACAAGCCCGAACACTTCTACCGCTGGCAATACACAATCGGCAAACTCGAAAACCGCAAGCCGCTGCCAAGCCTCTGGAAATACCACCAGACTTTCGGACTCGGATACCTTGAATACTTCCAGTTCTGCGAAGACCTGAACGCCGAACCGCTGCCAGTGGTGTCTGCGGGAACGGTCTGCCAGATAAAGGGCAACGCCTGCATTCCGCTCGACAAAATGCCAGCGTACATCGACGAAGTTCTCGCGCTAATCGAATGGGCGAACGGCGACCCCGAAAAAACGAAATGGGGAAAAGTCCGCGCCGAAAACGGCCACCCCGCGCCCTTCGGAATGAAATACCTCGGAATCGGCAACGAAGACGAGCAGACCGAAAACTTCAAAATCCGCTACCTGATGATTAAGGACGCCGTTAATAAAAAATATCCTGACATAACAGTAATTGGCAGTTCTGGAATTTTGTCGCACGGTCAGGACTACACTCAGGGCCGGAAAATCGTGAACGAATCGCGCACGCCTATAATCGACGACCACTGCTACGAGCCGCCCGAATGGTTTATCGCCAACGCCGACTACTACGACAACCGAGACCGCAACGGCGCAAAAGTCTATCTCGGCGAATACGCCCCGCGCAACAAGGCGGACACAAACACCGTCTACACCGCGCTCTGCTCGGCGTTCCACTTGGCGAACTTGGAGCGCAACGGCGACCTCGTAAAAATGGTCTCCTACGCGCCGCTGCTCTCGCGAATAGGCGTCTCGAAACGCAAGACGATGATGGTTCATTTCGACAACACAAACGTCTATCCGACGCCCGAATACTATGTTCAAAAACTCTTCTCGCACAACGCGGGCGACGTATACCGCGACTCGAAAATCGAAATAATTTCGGGCGGCAACGACGGCGTGAAAGAACGCGTCGGCGCGTCGGTCGTAGATGATTCCGAATCGGGCGAAACCGTAGTGAAGCTCATAAACCTGCTGCCCGTTGAATGCGAAATGTCCGTAGATTTGGATACTATAGGCTCTCCGCGCGACGCTGTAAAAACCGTGCTAACATGCGCTAAGCCCGACGACGAAAGCGCGAAAATAAGCGAAGCCCGCGTTAGACTCGGAGGAAGTTTTACCGAAAATCTGCCTCCATATTCGCTCGTCGTAATCAAATTCAAAAAGGGACAAAACTAA
- the tmk gene encoding dTMP kinase, producing MKKGIFITFEGGEGCGKSSHIKSLAEYFAGLGRECIITREPGGTPLSERIRDLLLDPDKGRGMSSRAELLLFEAARAQHVDELILPALAEGKVVLCDRFADSSAAYQGAARRLGDGAVEWLNAFAVASAKPDLTILLDLPAKDGLARANARDANSPDRMGAEKTAFYEAVRGAFLKIATLNPDRVAVVDSSGTKGETFAKILETVKAKFDVQP from the coding sequence ATGAAAAAGGGCATATTCATCACGTTCGAAGGCGGAGAGGGCTGCGGGAAAAGCTCGCACATAAAATCGCTCGCGGAATATTTCGCGGGGCTCGGACGCGAATGCATAATCACGCGCGAACCGGGAGGAACGCCGCTCTCGGAAAGAATACGCGACCTCCTGCTCGACCCCGACAAGGGGCGCGGAATGTCGAGCCGCGCGGAGCTTCTGCTTTTCGAGGCAGCCCGCGCCCAGCATGTGGACGAGCTGATACTGCCCGCGCTCGCCGAGGGAAAAGTCGTGCTCTGCGACAGGTTTGCGGACTCCTCCGCGGCGTATCAGGGCGCGGCGCGCAGGCTCGGAGACGGCGCGGTGGAATGGCTCAACGCGTTCGCGGTAGCCTCCGCAAAGCCCGACCTCACGATACTTCTCGACCTGCCCGCAAAGGACGGACTCGCAAGGGCGAACGCCCGCGACGCAAATTCGCCCGACAGAATGGGCGCGGAAAAAACCGCGTTCTACGAAGCCGTGCGCGGCGCGTTTCTTAAAATCGCAACCCTCAACCCCGACAGGGTCGCGGTAGTCGATTCGTCGGGGACGAAGGGAGAGACGTTCGCGAAAATCCTCGAAACCGTGAAGGCAAAATTCGATGTCCAACCCTAA
- a CDS encoding metallophosphoesterase, whose amino-acid sequence MKRRGFIGLALAAAAVASAKNISAELPSWVDSEIDLAKKRFDAWKNGRKCAVFVAITDLHSGIDEVARWRHTYKHILYANRAAERLGADAVINLGDWGLEYPVKREHNGEKLLDTVLDCHSRTKIPTLFCVGNHDHYRRIYSNEYLGRKFMPFCKAATFGENGDYGFLDLPEKSCRVFFLNSSESPLYYGFSQKQLEFLRKNLTETPDGWAAFVCTHYCVDIKGSWLPIRPHFAGKSGDEFRKIMEDYVAAGGRLAANLTGDSHFDRTFSKDGVNIFVSQGYGTIEEKDRPKDVKLEPFDPRKNMLAELVAIDADAREIKIFRIGAGRESRDRGAKF is encoded by the coding sequence ATGAAAAGAAGGGGTTTCATAGGGCTTGCGCTCGCCGCGGCGGCGGTGGCGTCGGCGAAAAACATTTCGGCGGAGCTTCCGTCGTGGGTCGATTCGGAAATCGACTTGGCAAAAAAGCGTTTCGACGCTTGGAAAAACGGCCGCAAATGCGCGGTGTTCGTCGCCATAACGGACCTCCATTCGGGAATCGACGAGGTCGCCCGTTGGCGGCACACCTACAAGCACATTTTGTACGCAAACCGCGCCGCCGAAAGGCTCGGCGCGGACGCCGTCATAAATCTCGGCGACTGGGGCTTGGAGTACCCCGTGAAAAGGGAACACAACGGCGAGAAGCTTCTCGACACTGTTCTAGACTGCCACTCGCGCACGAAGATTCCGACGCTCTTTTGCGTCGGCAACCACGACCACTACCGCCGCATTTATTCCAACGAATATCTCGGACGCAAATTCATGCCGTTTTGCAAGGCGGCGACATTCGGCGAAAACGGCGACTACGGGTTTCTCGACCTCCCCGAAAAAAGCTGCCGCGTGTTTTTCCTCAATTCGAGCGAGTCTCCGCTCTACTACGGCTTTTCGCAAAAGCAGCTCGAATTTCTCCGCAAAAATCTGACCGAAACGCCCGACGGCTGGGCGGCGTTTGTGTGCACCCATTATTGCGTCGACATCAAGGGAAGCTGGCTGCCGATACGCCCCCATTTTGCGGGCAAGAGCGGCGACGAGTTCAGAAAAATCATGGAAGACTATGTTGCGGCGGGCGGGCGGCTTGCCGCGAATCTCACGGGCGACAGCCACTTCGACAGGACGTTTTCGAAAGACGGCGTGAACATTTTCGTCTCGCAGGGCTACGGCACTATCGAGGAAAAAGACCGTCCGAAAGACGTGAAGCTTGAACCTTTCGACCCTCGGAAAAACATGCTCGCCGAGCTTGTCGCAATCGACGCCGACGCGCGCGAAATCAAAATATTCAGAATCGGCGCGGGGCGCGAGTCGCGCGACAGAGGCGCGAAATTTTAG
- the recR gene encoding recombination mediator RecR codes for MSESFEKLKSALRKLPGTGMKSAERMALHLALENQSDARALASSIISALEHITPCPVCGGLSEDGELCEICKNPARSDSAICVVERASDIDAIEKSGAWRGKYHVLGGKLSPLKKIGAENLNMASLAKRTESGEVEEIMLALSNDIEGKATCLFIQERIVGSKPVRLTRIGFGLPSGSQLGFADSETIKNALDSRKSF; via the coding sequence ATGAGCGAATCTTTCGAAAAACTGAAATCCGCGCTGCGGAAACTCCCCGGAACGGGAATGAAAAGCGCGGAGCGAATGGCGTTGCACCTCGCGCTCGAAAACCAGTCGGACGCGCGCGCGCTGGCGTCGTCGATAATCTCCGCGCTCGAACACATCACGCCCTGCCCCGTCTGCGGCGGGCTGTCCGAAGACGGCGAACTTTGCGAAATCTGCAAAAACCCCGCGCGGTCGGACTCCGCAATCTGCGTGGTCGAACGCGCGAGCGACATCGACGCAATAGAAAAATCGGGCGCATGGCGCGGCAAATACCATGTTTTGGGCGGCAAGCTTTCTCCGCTGAAAAAAATCGGCGCGGAAAACCTCAACATGGCGTCGCTGGCAAAGCGCACCGAAAGCGGGGAGGTAGAGGAAATCATGCTCGCGCTCTCGAACGACATCGAGGGAAAGGCGACTTGCCTTTTCATTCAGGAGCGCATTGTCGGCTCGAAGCCCGTGCGGCTTACGCGCATAGGCTTCGGACTGCCGAGCGGAAGCCAGCTGGGCTTTGCGGACTCAGAGACAATCAAGAACGCGCTCGATTCAAGAAAATCATTTTAA
- a CDS encoding undecaprenyl-diphosphate phosphatase, whose protein sequence is MKPFLTFCILAVSALCANAQLTVVEIGADGKAAETSLKQAANHSASGAKTDINYTDALALGLVEGLTEYLPVSSTGHLIIANAALGLESEEPLTDKNGRAVLGKDLKPYTMKNAADAYAIVIQFGAILAVALVYRDYLLKMLAGLFGRNPVGLRLLRNIIAAFLPAAVVGLVLHDAINGYLFGVKPVVAALAAGALLMFGVQKYYQKREQSRADFTRLEDLSLRQSLVVGVLQCVAMWPGTSRSMMTILGGYLAGMRPADSARFSFLLGLATLSAASLYKVYRDGAAMAETLSVGPLAFGMAVAFASAAASVKWLIGFLTRRGLVPFAWYRLALAAALGAMIYFDLIG, encoded by the coding sequence ATGAAACCGTTTTTAACATTTTGCATTTTAGCCGTTTCCGCGCTGTGCGCAAACGCGCAGCTGACGGTCGTTGAAATCGGCGCGGACGGAAAGGCGGCGGAGACCTCCCTAAAACAGGCGGCAAACCACTCCGCAAGCGGCGCAAAGACCGACATAAACTACACCGACGCCCTCGCGCTCGGGCTCGTCGAGGGGCTGACCGAATACCTGCCCGTGTCGTCCACGGGGCACCTGATAATCGCAAACGCCGCCCTCGGGCTCGAATCGGAAGAGCCGCTTACCGACAAAAACGGACGCGCGGTTCTCGGCAAAGACCTCAAACCCTACACGATGAAGAACGCCGCCGACGCCTACGCAATCGTAATCCAGTTCGGCGCGATTCTCGCAGTCGCCCTCGTCTACCGCGACTATCTTCTGAAAATGCTCGCGGGGCTTTTCGGGCGCAATCCCGTGGGGCTTCGGCTTCTGCGCAATATAATCGCGGCGTTCCTGCCCGCCGCCGTTGTCGGGCTGGTTCTCCACGACGCAATCAACGGATACCTTTTCGGGGTAAAACCCGTTGTGGCGGCTCTCGCCGCGGGCGCGCTGCTGATGTTCGGCGTGCAAAAATACTACCAAAAGCGCGAGCAAAGCCGCGCCGATTTCACGCGGCTCGAAGACCTTTCCCTGCGGCAGTCGCTAGTCGTGGGCGTGTTGCAGTGCGTGGCAATGTGGCCGGGGACAAGCCGCTCGATGATGACGATTCTCGGCGGATACCTCGCGGGAATGCGCCCCGCCGACTCCGCGCGGTTCAGCTTTCTGCTGGGGCTTGCGACGCTCTCGGCGGCGTCGCTCTACAAGGTTTACAGGGACGGCGCGGCGATGGCGGAAACGCTCTCCGTGGGGCCGCTCGCGTTCGGAATGGCGGTCGCGTTCGCAAGCGCGGCGGCGTCGGTAAAATGGCTTATCGGTTTTCTGACGAGGCGCGGGCTCGTGCCGTTTGCATGGTACAGGCTCGCGCTCGCGGCGGCGCTCGGCGCGATGATTTATTTCGACCTAATCGGATAA
- a CDS encoding DUF502 domain-containing protein gives MIKKLGNYFITGIIIALPIAVTIFVFMVLIRNVGTPVSQTVFVPLFRNLDAALPHSGLGIAMLDLLSTLVVVLFITALGIASKFLLARWIIDAGERVINKIPVVGVVYRTVKQIVDTFSKQNKAVFQAAVMVEFPSKGLRSIGFLTGEAKGEIRERTGGDYANVFVPTTPNPTSGFLIVVPKSEIVYLDMTVGEAMKLIISGGAVAPEAKKSEK, from the coding sequence ATGATTAAAAAGTTAGGCAACTATTTCATAACAGGAATTATCATCGCGCTCCCGATAGCCGTCACGATTTTCGTGTTCATGGTTTTGATTCGGAACGTGGGCACGCCCGTTTCGCAAACGGTTTTCGTGCCGCTCTTCCGCAACCTCGACGCCGCGCTTCCGCATTCGGGGCTGGGAATTGCGATGCTCGATTTGCTCTCGACGCTCGTCGTGGTGCTGTTCATAACCGCGCTCGGAATCGCGTCGAAATTCCTGCTCGCCCGCTGGATTATCGACGCGGGGGAGCGCGTGATTAACAAAATCCCCGTCGTGGGGGTCGTCTACCGCACGGTCAAGCAGATTGTGGACACGTTTTCGAAGCAGAACAAGGCTGTGTTTCAGGCGGCGGTCATGGTCGAATTTCCGTCGAAGGGTCTGCGCTCGATAGGCTTCCTCACGGGAGAGGCCAAGGGCGAAATCCGCGAGCGCACGGGCGGCGACTACGCAAACGTCTTCGTGCCCACAACCCCGAACCCCACGAGCGGCTTCCTCATCGTAGTGCCGAAAAGCGAAATCGTGTACCTCGACATGACGGTGGGAGAGGCTATGAAACTCATAATTTCAGGCGGCGCGGTCGCGCCCGAAGCGAAAAAATCCGAAAAGTGA
- the ybeY gene encoding rRNA maturation RNase YbeY, with translation MKRQTDISDFSGMLEFDKRKLRRFIDLLDAEMPDGFKAPQGTLSVALFNDKDLAKIHADFLNKPDETDVITFEGDPDDGFAGEVCASAERAFKCAANYGSTPSRELCLYVAHGYLHLAGINDIEPEDAAVMRRGEALALEILDRRFKKPIFKYND, from the coding sequence ATGAAAAGACAAACCGACATTTCCGATTTCAGCGGCATGCTCGAATTCGACAAACGCAAGCTCCGCCGCTTCATAGACCTTCTCGACGCCGAAATGCCCGACGGCTTCAAAGCCCCGCAGGGGACGCTATCCGTCGCGCTTTTCAACGACAAAGACCTCGCGAAAATCCACGCCGACTTCCTGAACAAGCCCGACGAAACCGACGTTATAACTTTCGAGGGAGACCCCGACGACGGCTTCGCAGGCGAAGTGTGCGCAAGCGCGGAACGCGCCTTCAAATGCGCCGCAAACTACGGCTCGACGCCCTCGCGCGAGCTGTGCCTTTACGTCGCCCACGGATACCTGCACCTCGCGGGGATAAACGACATAGAACCCGAAGACGCCGCGGTCATGCGCAGGGGCGAGGCGCTCGCCCTCGAAATTCTCGACCGCCGCTTCAAAAAGCCGATATTCAAATACAATGATTAA
- a CDS encoding TIM barrel protein, translated as MNMDGSPIISLSTSYLQKKFEGDGYAMLCRAAELGFEYVELGHSTTNASMEGIIRAVEEGIVKVSSLHNFCPVPPFATGAAPNLFSPATASNAESEQWLRHTKNTLEFAGRFGAKAVVCHCGFLSYFFMRPERALEKYIEKHPDANAENDPVYAKIAEKFKTRSARRAEKKDYICIENNVREIAPTAEKNGVLLGLENREAPNELPLDWNFEKLVNALKTDTPARTWHDAGHSMRKQLLGLGTQLDLLERTSDSLIGWHLHDCTDAGKDHIAIGAGCIDFAALAKFFDPKKHIFTLELNRAVRSRDAADSLKRVQDMMP; from the coding sequence ATGAACATGGACGGCAGCCCGATAATTTCGCTCTCCACAAGCTACCTTCAAAAAAAATTCGAAGGCGACGGATACGCCATGCTCTGCCGCGCGGCGGAGCTGGGCTTCGAATACGTCGAGCTTGGGCACTCCACGACGAACGCGTCGATGGAGGGCATAATCAGGGCGGTCGAAGAGGGGATTGTGAAAGTGTCGTCGCTGCACAACTTCTGCCCCGTGCCGCCGTTCGCGACTGGAGCCGCGCCCAACCTGTTTTCGCCCGCGACGGCGTCGAATGCCGAGTCGGAGCAGTGGCTGCGCCACACGAAAAACACGCTCGAATTTGCGGGACGCTTCGGGGCGAAAGCGGTAGTGTGCCACTGCGGATTCCTCTCGTATTTTTTCATGCGCCCCGAACGCGCCCTCGAAAAATACATCGAGAAGCACCCCGACGCGAACGCGGAAAACGACCCCGTCTACGCGAAAATCGCCGAAAAATTCAAGACGCGCTCCGCCCGCAGAGCCGAAAAAAAAGACTACATTTGCATTGAAAACAACGTGCGCGAAATCGCCCCGACCGCCGAAAAAAACGGCGTTCTGCTGGGGCTTGAAAACCGCGAAGCGCCCAACGAGCTTCCGCTCGACTGGAATTTTGAAAAGCTCGTCAACGCCCTGAAAACCGACACTCCCGCGCGGACGTGGCACGACGCCGGACACTCCATGCGCAAGCAGCTGCTGGGGCTTGGCACGCAGCTCGACCTCCTCGAACGCACGTCGGACTCGCTAATCGGCTGGCATTTGCACGACTGCACCGACGCGGGCAAAGACCACATCGCAATCGGCGCGGGCTGCATAGACTTCGCCGCGCTCGCAAAATTTTTCGACCCCAAAAAACACATTTTCACGCTCGAACTCAACCGCGCCGTGCGCTCGCGCGACGCCGCCGATTCGCTCAAACGCGTGCAGGACATGATGCCATGA
- a CDS encoding amidohydrolase family protein, which yields MIDAHTHFYPENVAANPAAWAERRGEAYWAALVGPRHDGKRSLQGFPSEKKFLEDMDAAGVERAIVQGWYWESPDTCGEANAATAAFAKRHPDRISAFASVQPAFGKRAAETAKRARDDGFVGIGEIHDGVQKFSYAGGSFEQLALACAEESLPVCVHLTERSERAYLGKVATDFSAVFAAARKFAGVDFIFAHWLGGALFDGIGGGAEAANLPNVFFDSAANPFVAGIEAWRTCVSEYPDSAIYGSDYPLRLYPRKFKTEEMATIANEARANVPAEFAGKFFSGNIAKIAFGGGRNSGFPQNNS from the coding sequence ATGATCGACGCCCACACGCATTTCTATCCCGAAAACGTCGCGGCAAACCCCGCCGCGTGGGCGGAACGGCGCGGAGAGGCGTACTGGGCGGCGCTGGTCGGCCCGCGCCACGACGGGAAAAGGTCATTGCAGGGCTTTCCGTCGGAGAAAAAATTTCTCGAAGACATGGACGCCGCGGGAGTCGAACGCGCAATCGTGCAGGGCTGGTATTGGGAAAGCCCCGACACCTGCGGCGAGGCGAACGCCGCAACCGCAGCTTTCGCCAAACGCCACCCCGACAGGATTTCCGCGTTCGCGTCGGTGCAGCCCGCGTTCGGCAAACGCGCGGCGGAGACCGCAAAACGCGCGAGGGACGACGGCTTTGTCGGAATAGGCGAAATCCACGACGGCGTGCAGAAATTCTCGTACGCGGGCGGCTCGTTCGAACAACTCGCCCTAGCTTGCGCCGAGGAAAGCCTGCCCGTTTGCGTCCACCTGACGGAGCGGAGCGAACGCGCGTATTTGGGGAAAGTAGCCACGGATTTTTCCGCGGTGTTCGCCGCCGCGCGGAAATTCGCGGGGGTCGATTTCATTTTCGCGCACTGGCTCGGCGGCGCGTTGTTCGACGGAATCGGCGGCGGCGCGGAGGCGGCAAATCTTCCCAACGTGTTTTTCGACTCCGCCGCAAACCCGTTCGTCGCGGGAATCGAAGCGTGGCGGACATGCGTTTCGGAATACCCCGACTCCGCAATCTACGGCTCCGACTACCCGCTGCGCCTATATCCGCGGAAATTCAAAACGGAGGAAATGGCGACAATCGCAAACGAAGCCCGCGCAAACGTGCCCGCAGAATTCGCAGGAAAATTTTTTTCGGGAAATATCGCAAAAATCGCGTTCGGCGGCGGGCGCAATTCGGGATTTCCGCAAAATAACAGTTGA
- a CDS encoding DNA polymerase III subunit gamma/tau, translated as MSNPKALNILLGALRAGRLHHAILLYGESLDALEETAKAVAQRLLGSDPDKHPDLFTLRPQGKMRLIKIGSDSDKIGTEWPPNTMRRLLREISQTSNRGGNKVAIVYEADRMNAAAANAFLKTLEEPPKGTTIFMLTTRPNDLLDTIRSRCISLRVDSDAEPLDDEQWRAWLDDFKNWQKSLMGGVGVKIPIADAMMRCYGLLARFDKILSRMTDEVADIGEAETEELDADVIDAIVAGERRALRKRLFGEIEDACVSCALGGNGVPAVKLSRVVDALEKSAGFTELNMPDTPALEYFMLNSIRIWGR; from the coding sequence ATGTCCAACCCTAAGGCACTCAACATTCTTCTGGGCGCGCTTCGGGCGGGCAGACTGCACCACGCGATTCTGCTTTACGGGGAATCGCTCGACGCGCTCGAAGAGACGGCAAAGGCGGTCGCGCAAAGACTGCTCGGCTCCGACCCCGACAAGCACCCCGACCTCTTCACGCTCCGCCCGCAGGGCAAAATGCGCCTGATAAAAATAGGCTCCGACTCCGACAAAATCGGGACGGAATGGCCGCCCAACACAATGCGCAGGCTCTTGCGCGAAATTTCGCAGACGTCGAACAGGGGCGGCAACAAAGTGGCGATTGTCTACGAGGCCGACCGCATGAACGCCGCCGCCGCAAACGCCTTTCTGAAAACCCTCGAAGAGCCGCCGAAAGGCACTACAATCTTCATGCTGACAACCCGCCCGAACGACCTGCTCGACACAATCAGAAGCCGCTGCATAAGCCTGCGGGTGGACTCCGACGCCGAACCGCTCGACGACGAACAGTGGCGGGCGTGGCTCGACGACTTCAAAAACTGGCAGAAGTCGCTCATGGGGGGAGTAGGCGTGAAAATTCCGATCGCCGACGCAATGATGCGCTGCTACGGGTTGCTTGCGCGTTTCGACAAAATACTCTCGCGCATGACCGACGAAGTCGCCGACATCGGCGAGGCGGAAACGGAGGAGCTTGACGCCGACGTCATCGACGCGATTGTCGCCGGAGAACGCCGCGCCCTCCGCAAACGGCTCTTCGGCGAGATAGAGGACGCGTGCGTTTCGTGCGCGCTCGGCGGGAACGGCGTGCCCGCGGTCAAGCTTTCGCGCGTGGTGGACGCCCTCGAAAAATCGGCGGGCTTCACGGAGCTCAACATGCCCGACACCCCCGCGCTTGAATATTTTATGCTAAATTCAATCAGAATTTGGGGAAGATGA